One window of Dermacentor albipictus isolate Rhodes 1998 colony chromosome 9, USDA_Dalb.pri_finalv2, whole genome shotgun sequence genomic DNA carries:
- the LOC135906076 gene encoding uncharacterized protein: MPAQDYEMVVPHLPSGSSVLNTVFLHGDVTARPYRVEHFRDALARLSLLPDVVALGAYQMNHLWAVTFNSEGAKAKILQAEAFNVKDHRCVVIDPTNRGVRLKLFWLLRGVQDDDVRVALAAFGKVTEITRDKWRVKGCVDKASTTRSVTLKLKVGVTIEDLPHQLRVGEDVALVHVPGRAPLCLRCRGKGHIRRECRVPRCGLCRRFGHDESQCVRSYANVTGQARNDEVAEHIMDEADAVEATHGSEGDDAIKESTSKETAPAPLADTSEAGKDQTQPAVASKPAFLPEKADSATAVSLVTTGQQGDNQEDADTEMPAASSVPVKRAHEDSDIQEPRLVGERGEEPPPKAPSTRRGPFKPKPKLPPERSTASALPPP; the protein is encoded by the coding sequence ATGCCTGCCCAGGATTATGAAATGGTTGTTCCTCATCTGCCATCAGGTTCGAGTGTTTTGAACACAGTATTTTTGCATGGTGATGTCACCGCCAGGCCATATCGTGTCGAGCATTTTCGCGACGCCCTAGCGCGTCTCTCATTGCTGCCGGATGTGGTTGCCCTTGGGGCATATCAGATGAACCACCTGTGGGCTGTTACTTTCAACAGCGAAGGAGCGAAGGCAAAGATTCTGCAGGCCGAAGCTTTCAATGTGAAAGACCACCGCTGCGTGGTTATTGACCCGACCAACCGAGGTGTCAGGCTGAAGCTGTTTTGGCTGCTCCGCGGTGTGCAAGACGACGACGTGCGAGTGGCATTAGCAGCGTTCGGAAAAGTGACTGAAATAACCCGCGATAAATGGAGGGTTAAAGGCTGCGTTGACAAGGCTTCAACAACACGGTCGGTTACACTGAAACTGAAGGTGGGTGTTACCATCGAGGACTTGCCCCATCAGTTGCGTGTTGGTGAGGACGTTGCTCTCGTCCATGTTCCTGGCAGGGCTCCGCTCTGCCTTCGGTGCCGTGGAAAAGGACATATACGCCGTGAGTGTCGGGTGCCACGCTGCGGGCTATGCCGGCGTTTCGGCCACGATGAGAGCCAGTGCGTGCGTAGCTACGCTAATGTTACGGGCCAGGCACGAAATGATGAAGTGGCCGAACACATCATGGATGAAGCAGACGCGGTTGAAGCAACCCACGGAAGTGAGGGAGATGATGCCATCAAGGAGTCAACATCCAAGGAAACCGCACCCGCACCCCTTGCAGATACCAGCGAAGCCGGTAAGGACCAAACCCAGCCGGCCGTCGCATCAAAGCCAGCGTTCCTTCCGGAAAAAGCGGATAGCGCGACAGCTGTAAGCCTGGTTACGACTGGGCAGCAGGGCGACAACcaggaagacgccgataccgagatGCCCGCCGCGTCAAGTGTACCAGTGAAGCGGGCTCACGAGGATTCGGATATTCAGGAACCGAGATTGGTCGGTGAACGCGGCGAGGAGCCTCCGCCGAAGGCACCTTCAACGCGCCGTGGACCGTTCAAGCCCAAACCGAAATTGCCACCGGAACGCAGTACTGCGTCTGCTCTCCCTCCGCCTTAG